The stretch of DNA CTATGTGCCACTTAAAGATAAGAGTGCCACAGCTCTGACCAATAAATCTGCCGGTTGACTCCTTAATCTGAAAGGATATTGGGTGACAAATGGCGAGATGTTGCTGTCAGCGTCAAGCAGGCGAGGGTTAAATAATGTGTATCAGGGGACTACTCTGCTGTCAGGGAAAACATACAGGATTCATCCTTCACCATAATCTGCTCAGCAGCCTTATAGACACCTCCCAGCTTTCCTCAATCCTTCATCCGAGCATCCGTCTCCCCTTTATAAATAACACAGCCATTTATATGGAATTAAATTGGGGATTAATTTGATTCAAGTCAGGGTATGGGAATTCATTAGTGAGCTGACAGTGGCTACATACATGGagtgaatttaatttgaatccCCCAAGGGAGGGACTATACAAAGCTGTGTGAAATAGAGCTCTGAAAGACAATtaggaatgttgttttttaaaattctgacaCCAGCAAAGTGGAACTTTATTGCTGTTGATGGCTTTTCATCATGTTAGGAGCAGCACTTGACGTCTGGTGAAGGTGAATGAAATGGATAGATGATGTTTGGTGCGAACGGAGAGGCTCGGCCTTGTCTCGCGGTACGGATCAAGACCCTTGCATGAATGGGAGGATGtataaacagcttttttttttcacccagaTCTGGCTTTCACTCATGTATGATATTAAAATAGGCACATTATTTGAATGTCAGTGATTCTCATGAATGTCGAAATGGCACATCCGTTGCCGTAGTTTCTGACAAGCAGTGCAATGTAAGGCAAATGCATTAAATTCAACTCCAAAGCAGATTAACGAAGTTACCCCCCAGCAGCACACCACCCTTGCTGTTTTCTAAATTGGACAAGTCCCATTGTAAGATATCCTATCAATGTGCACATGTCTGCATGAGTGAACATATGCAGGACAAAATATTCCGTAGTTTGTTATTCCGAGGACAGCACCGGGGGCACACAGGCTTGTTTGCCTTTGCAGAGAGAGGAGATTGGATTGGGGGTTTAAATGAATCGCTGGCGCACTACGTTTATAGGTTTCATTAACTTTTAATGAGTTGGATGTCCTTCGATGTGATTGGTTGGCAAAGCTTTGCTTTCACTTCCTGAAACAGGAGCTCAGGAGGGGGAATTGAGGGAATATTGCAGCAACTTGGCTTGCATGTTATGACcatgtgctgctaaatgtgccaCTTAGGGTGGAAATGGCTCATGAAAAGTCATATATACGTGGTACtattcatcagctgcttctgagAGTGGAATCTGAAACCTGGATGTATCGAGTCTCGAGGGGAATAAAGAAACCACTGCAGATCAATCACAGTCTAGCAGGCATCCTTTTACCTCTCCTGACTGACATATCATTTTATGGTGGCTCTGCCAGCAAGGTTTGATCTCAAAGACAGGCGCGAGGCCCAAAGGGAAATGCCTGTGGAATTGTCAAAGAGGGGCTAGAAGCACAAGTGAACACAAATGCTTCCAGCTGATGCCTGACTTTATATTAATCTCCATCCAATATAGTATTTTTCTGCCTGGATGATCACACTTTTATTATCTTGCATTGAGGATTTtgttgagggttttttttctggatgctTTATGCCTTGAGAAGCTCATCTAACCCTCCCTTCTGGGCCTCAACTCAGAGCTCGTTTGAAACAAAAGCTTTGACGGCGTCTCAGTTTTACCTCCGTCTATGGAACTCTCCAATTCAGAAGTTGAAATCTGGTTAACAACGATTGATATCCACTGGTTTCTTTGAGACTGTTGCTTTTCAGTTTGCATGATGAGAATAAACACTGACCATCCATCCACTTCCAGAAGCATAAAAGCAGTAGGGCATAGAGAGGCACCCCGTCCAGGCCTGAATGGATTGCCTTTAGGTCACTGCATATCCCACCAGCTGTTGCCTCACAGTACTCAATGGGCATTGTTGATGGCTCTTTCTGTCTCccttctctgttttctctctcaggACTTGAAGGAGTCCTGCACTGGAATGTCACAGAGTCGTGTCAGAACTGAGTGCAGACACATCACAGATAGCATCCGCTTTCTCACCCTGTCCACCGGGCCATCCCTCtctttttctgcactttttgTCACAAATCCACCATTTCAGGTCATGAAAATTTATCATCTCCATGTTTCGACATGCACTAAATCATTCCATTGTGGCagtcaagaaaacaaagcatgacgctttaaaaatagatatttacaactaataaaataatgtcAATAATAATTTGAAGGTGGGAGGGGGGAAGCAagctttcattaaaaatgttttcacaaaaaaacattaacaatgaaACAATGataactgaaaataaaggaagatttttttttttttttattagaaagcCTTTTGGGAATAAAGTCCAAGACACAAGatattgatgagaaaaaaaacctgcaaatgtacattttggccatataatttaatgttttgtcaaACAAATATGATCCAGCTGTAATAAAATGACTCATCAACTCTCATAAGGTAAAAATGTTCCTGTCAGAAAGCGGTTCACCcccaaaatgtattattttatgtgaaaagacCAAAACAGACATGTCAACTTATTCacttacagttttttttttatttttcgtttttacaaatataataaGTTGCCAggaaaatattatattattaatacATCTAAAATTAATGATAAAACTATATTCTGAAGCTATTCAATAAGCCAGAAGGCAGCAAATGTTGCTGTTGGTTTAACAACTAAAACAATCAGTGAATTGGAAAGAAATTTTGTTTGcaatatattacattttaatttttatatgttatttggtaaaaagaaattgtaatACAAGTGCATGGACATTTGGGTTTATGATTGATGTATTTTGGACTGCTATGTAATAGAAcctatattttttgttgttggttaaAGTTTAGTGCCTTTACGATATCAACTTCAatcatgtaatgtttttattattattattattattattattattattattattattattattattattattattattattattatttacatcttaATAGTCGAGATTAGTCAACCTAAACTGTGAAGAACATCTATtttgaaatgtataaataacctgataaaaaaaattgaaaatgactAACAGTAATTCTGAAAAACTgcttattgattatttttaatcaaaaaaaaatatttgaacccCTAGTGTGGTAAATTCAATTTAGCAAATTTAGGCCTGTTGTAAAGCGTATTCTAGCAGACcttacattgaaaaaaaaaaaaatttaaatcaaagtgatttttgaaaatgatgaaagtgaagagcaaaaaaaggagggaaaatcGCACACGGTGGATGGAGTGACGGGCACGGAGCTTCTCACCGGGACTGGCCGCCCTGCTGTGAAACCATGGGTGGCTTGGAGTTCTGACTTTGTGGTCCCTTTAATATACTGAGGGACGACAGTTTGCCCTGCTAAGATATAGGATTAGGAGTATGTCTGGTGAAAGAGGAGTTAAGTCGGGCTAGTGTGGACGGTCCCTCCCCTGCAAAAGGCTGAGACAGAATTACAGCTTGTTGGACCGGTGTCCCGCCGTCTCCGTGGAGACAGATCTACTTGGGTGTTCCAGTCCGCGGGCTTCAGCGCGCATGCAGCCCACGAAGGTGCGGCAATGCTCTCTCTACGGGATATAGGCCTCATAACATCATGCGACCCCCGTACATAAGTAACATAATAGACCTGGAGAGAGCCACACGTAGATATCGAGCAGTGTTGATTTGACAAAGCGACAATTAATTACTCCAAATTAGCAGATCGTGTCAGTtgaattattgtaaaatatgtaaaaatatattatgatTCCAATTTTTCCCTCTTTGGGCCTGTATTGACTACGTCAGGAAGTCCCATTGAGCTGACGCCCATGGGTGGATGCTCATATTTGGCTTATAATATGAGTCATTCCTAGAGCACGGAGGCCCAAACTCGCCTTTAAGCTTTAGAATGTCTCACTTTAGAAGATTGATGCAATTAGAAGCAATTAAAAGACATGAGGAAAAGGGGGTAATTGCCAACCATTGTTGCGACACGGATAGTTTATCTTTAAACTCTTTAACTGTGATTATCAGAAATATGCGTTGATAATCCCTGCTCAATGCCCCAGTTTTTCAGACTTTATCAAATGTTGCAAATCTGGATGCAGCCAAATCCTTAAATGGATGTAAAAGGTGCGACTGGGTGTTTTGTTTCCCAGCATGAATGGGGGTCTGATCTGCAGGCCCCTAATCAAGAAATACGCAAATTTGAGCtcaagaaatgcaaagaaatcagGCTAGCGggttaaacaaaaagaaaaaaaaaaaagaatcaacagGCGCGGacatcctctttttttctgttgctatAACAACCCATGCTCTGGACTACGATGTTGCTGCAGGGGCGTCTTTCCCCGATTCAAAAACTTGAACAAGAAGTTAAGATAAGAAGAAAAACGCAAATGCAAATGGTTGCGGCCTCTTTGCATATTTCCCCTCCTCTAGAGCAGATCAAGGCTCCTTACCTTTAAGTCTGCGGAGATCCAAAAGATCATTCCCGGTCTCAAAGCGCGATATAAAGGGGTCTTGACCGGGGTTATCCCACCTTCAAAGGGCTGGGGGTAAAAGCCGCTTTCAGAGGCAAATGTTTAATATTGGATGAGGGATTGTAAAAGGGCTCTTCGTTCATTACAGcctgttaaagttttttttttcaaaaacactcgttttaaattcattattattattattattattattattattattattattattattattattattattattattattatttaatacgGATTTCTTTTACGCAATTGAGTGGGTTATTTTTGCGGAATGTATAATTCCAACATATATTATTTTCATGCAAATGTTTATGGTTATTTTTGATTCTTAAAAATATGACACTGGCAAAATGCATTAGTTGCATCGAATAACAGCGACACAGTGTCAAAACAGAAGTCATATCCAAACCTATGCGAGCCTATGGGAACGTGATATAAATCAGCcgcacactgcaaaaaatagCCAACTGCGTGTCTTCAAGTCCACATTAAGTCTCATTCGTCGGCGAACATGTGTAGACATCCGCCAGTCAATCATACTGTCTGGTTTGAAACAACATGCAAAGCAATATTTGCTGATACAATGCGCctgaataaagaaaagaaatcaagaaaagcCCTGCgaatttatatttagatttaataggaaaagattaaatgttattttgtaatatCGGGTTTTTTACAGGCGTCTCTCCACCCGGCTCGCAGATCAGAGATACAGAGACTCGCTTCCACCACACAACCTGCAGATCTCTTCAACTTTGCACCACATAAATCCAATAgatctccttttttccccccccacgAGCTCGGGATATCGTATAACCTCTGCCGCCCACATTGCATGCACACGAATCGCCACCAATTTGCTTTACAGTTTAAGTAAAAGAATCCAAGTAAAAACGCAatattttttatggaaaataaaagctCTCGTACCTGTGCAAAATAGCCGGTGCTTGTTGGCAAGCCCCACTGAAGCCCATTGTAGAAGCTTGCCTTCTGCCTTCTGCAAAGGGCTCCAGACATCACAGCATTTATTTGAGCTCAAACTCTGTCACTGTTGACTTTAGCTACAAAGCAAAGATTTCACTGCCAcgctagttaaaaaaaatgattattttacagagATATCGATCAGCAcgctataaaaaaaatcagcttagCATTATATGTCTAAAATGAATAGAACGAAATTTAATGTCTGTGTAAATTTACAGAGCCGCGGGCGTCCTATTCAAAGTTTACACTTGTGCAATTTGGtttgtgcgtgtgcgtgtgtgcgtgtgtgtgtgtgtgtgtgtgtgtactcttCCTATATGCGGGCATAGCCTCCACTCCATTGTTTACTGGCTTTGTTTATTCGCAGATCACGCTGTTTAAAGTGCGATCTGCAAAGAGGGTCTGGAGAATAAACGCACACTTTTGGCCCCCTACGTGTTCAGAAGTTCGAAGGGGTGACGTTTGGGCTATAAAGGGGGCAGAAACTGTCCCCGGCCTTGGATTTGAGTTTGTGACGGTGGGGCgagctggggggggggggggggggggggggggttggatTCATGTAGACGACAGTCAGCCTTCCTTACCTAACAAGAAGGGAGGGTCCCGCTACTTTAAAAATAGGGAGTAGACAATGGAGCCCCAGATTGTGGGAAGAGAAGTTAGAGCATCACATTCAGGCAGTTCAGTTCCCCAAATCAGGCCTCCTCTGCAGCAGCCATTCTGCTGCACTGCGGGAGGTTGTTCTGTCTGACAATGACACTTAATCTTATTCACTGATCTAAACTTTGCAATGTGTGGAGGGGAGAATGGAAGACACGTTAGAGTGGGAGACTGACAGGCCTGTATGGTGTTTGACTGGCACACTGTATGTGGGGGAATTTGAATGCTTGATTAAATATCCTTATAGCAAATCAGTTTTACCCTGAATTTGCAAGCGTGTCTATGATGGGCTTGCTTTATGTTACTTTCTGCGAGGTGCCCGCAATTcgtagagcttttttttttttttttaaatgcatattaTTTTAGGTAAAGAAGTAATTCCTCTATGAATTTTAATGGCATTCCTTCCGGACGAAAATGCAGAGTTGTTGATAGGTTAATATCTCCATTTCTGTTTGGGATTAATGAGCatatatttgttctgtttgcatTTCCTGGGAGACAAATTGTGAGCATTGTCTCGGTTTTATCCTGCAAAGCTATTAATCCCTCAACTGAAATTATGGGCCTTATTAGGAGAGCATCGCGGCGACAAAAAATATTCCACAATTTAGAATaactttgaataaataaaagtaagacAGCCATACGCTAAGATGTGTACATCTTAACGTAAGTACTGTCttcttctgttatttatttatttgtttgtttatttatttatttacgtattgtttcatttttaagaagacttttgcattaaattttaaaatgaccttagcaataaaaataaaatatgtattacaAGTTTTCTTTATTGAGCGATAAAagatatgttttctttttaaaatagcattaggaatatttatttttagcttttaagctaattttaaagcaaaacaacattttaaatagtttttagtCACTATTGCTTAACATTTCTAATGCTGTCTATGTTATGTATGGAGATatctttcaggttttttgaacatagacttttatttgtttggaaaGAATGTTTCATAAACTAGCtatgaaaactcaaaaaatattctcattttgGCTGTGATAAATGCCCTAATGgcaacataataataataataataataataataataataataataataataataataataataataataatacatcatATTcggaaaacaaaaccaataacACTTTAATATAGATTCTGTTCTTGTCACTACAAGAATACACATATACAAGCCATAAATAGGAATTACACAAATGATTGAACAAATCCTGTGATGCATTTAAGTTCATTTAAGAATCCCGATGAGCGGGTATCAGCTATCTTACAGCAACTTGTTGTTTTATCTTTGGGGTCCAGTCCAGAAGCCGAACAGATCTCgtcacattttcatcttttttttttgtcatctttcaCATCCTCTCCTTCAAAATAAGCAATTAGGCTACTAACAAACTTGACAACTAAAACGGTGGCAAACatcaaaaatatctgaaatacatATTGTACACAAAGTCTATATTTtttccgtttttgttttttacaaatgtacaaATCTAAGGTGAGGAGAGTCCACGGCGTTTTACGAGGAGTTCATGATCGGCCTGGAATAGACACCCTGGTAGTAAGATGTGTCGGGTATAGACGCGGAATCCAGGCCGGCTTTCCCCGCCATGGAGCCCATAGAAAGCGCCCCGGCCATCGGGGAGCCGTATCCGGAGTAGTGCATCACCTGCTCATAAGTTTTCAAGTCCATtttgtgatgatgatgatgctgctgCTCCGAGGACATGAGGTTATTGATAGAGAACGGGTGGTTGAACGAGTAGTGGTGCTCCGGCTTTAGGTGGGCTTCGTGCGCCAGGACGGAGTGATGTTGCGACATGAGGTGCTGCCCCTGAGACACCGGCGAGGCGGCGGCGGCTGCGGCAGCGGCGACGTGCTCCGGGCTGAGGGCCTGGCTCGCCTTCATGTCCGACAGGGACCTTTTGTGGTCGCTggaggaggagttggagtgCGGTGACTCGTTGCCGTTGCAGCTCTCCGAGCTGCTGTTGGAGGAGCCGGCGTCGCCCGCCTTTCGCCCGCCGTCCTTCAGCGACATCTTCTTTTCGCACTTGAAGCGCTTCTGCCTCCTCAGGTAGCAGCCGTTCTCGAACATGTTCCCGGAGTCCGGGTGGAGAGTCCAAAAGGAGCCCTTCCCGGGTTTATCAGGCGACCTGGGCACTTTGAGGAAACAGTCGTTAAATGACAGAGAGTGACGGATTGAGTTCTGCCAGCGCTGCTGGTTCTGTCGATAAAAGGGGAACAGGTCCATTATCCACTGGTAGATCTCAGCCAGCGTCAGCATCTTACTGGGAGACTGCTGGATGGCCATGGTGATGAGGGAGATGTAGGAATAAGGGGGTTTGGCGTGTGTGTAGCTCCTGCGGTAGGTCTTGGGGTCTCGGGATCTGTTGATGTTGGACTGTCCGTAAATGGGGCTCATGGCGTTCATGTTGGTGTAAGAGGTGAGAGCGTTCATAGAGGCGGGCTGCGCGGTCATTGGGCTCATGCTGGGGCTCAGCGCTGCGCTCATGGCCGTCATGCCCGCGCCCATGCCGTTCATCGCTCCGGTGCCCGGCGACATGCCCGTCATGGAGGGGCTCATGCCGGTGTTGACGTAGGACATGTTCATGGAGTTGGCCGTCATGTTGGCCGTGGTGCTCATGCCGGACATGCTCATGTAGGTATTCATGGAGTTCATTCCCAGGCCGGTGTTCATGTTGCCAACCGAGGTGTAACACTGTCAGTGTGGAGGGGGAGAGAGGCAGCCATGAGTTTGGCACAGTCAGGAGATAACATGATCAATAATTCCTACACACAAAAGTGTTGTTATTATTACTTAAATCTGTTATAAATCTGATattgttatttaatttaaaaaaagaataatcaagtattaatcaataaataacatttgttttaactagagtaatttaaaataattcaaatgtttgTCAGCATaatatgacaaataaaacaaattatagtAATGCTTTAAAATGCGCAAAGGCTTTACAAAGCTTCAAACAGCTCTTCCCGTGCGTCTGCAACACATATACAGCATGTGAACCAATTGCCTTGACCTAAACCAAACACCACAGGTGTTTATTGAAAGTAAACGTggcgaaaaaaaaaataaaataaacaaaaaaataataataatcagttttAATATCCGCATGAAAAGTTTCCTCCCTCCCCCCATTACATGTCAAGCAAGTTTGTTAGGATAGGATAGCGCGCTGTGCGGAGATGGGGGAGGATTTGGAGGCGCCTCAAGTCAATATTTGATCACAAAGTTAATATTATCTCAGGGCTAATATTGAGTTGTATAAAATGGGATCGGCTTTAGACcggggaaaaatatatatatttaaggtACCCACCTCGGGCTCTCCGTAGTAGGTGCTCCAGTCGGTATGTTCGTGTCCTTCCATTTTAACTGCTCCAAGCATCATGGAGGACTTCGACAAAGCGTCTCCCAGCAGAGGAAAAAGCCAAAAGTCTCTCTGATAGCAAATGACAGGGGACCAGTTAGTGTGTTCGGGTCGCGGTCCGTCCCTCCGTCAAGGACTTGGTGCATGTGAGTCCTGCGGAGCCAGCCGTGATGCGCCCGTCAGAGGCTGGAGTCCAAATGACGCTCCGCGCTGCCTGTTAGCGCTGTGATATAAGCTCTGTGCGCCAGGCAAGCCTCCAATCCCTACTTCTACGCCTTGGGCCCTATTTGAATAATCTGCTCGCACCTAGGCGTGAGACTCCTCAAGCTTCCCCCTCCACCTCTTTCCACCCCTCTCCACCCCCAATTGTACACCTGCGCTCACTGAAAAGAACAGTTTCATATGAAAAGCTTCATTATAAACTAATCTTATTGTaggggtaagaaaaaaaaagagggggggggggggggtgtataAAAAGGAATGTTTGATGCTTTTCATTATACGCACATCCTCCAACGGATTTATTCCACTTCAGCTGTGCTCAGATCATAATCCATTTTTTATTGTGGTCCGTTTAAGGAATTTAAGGCGGCAACCTGCATGAGAACTGTTGATTATTTTATACCagcaacacaaaaaagaaagaaagaaataaaccaaGAGGACGCTTTATGCATGAGAGGGGGAAATCTATAAACAGGAAacctaaaaattaaataattttggtgaaatttaaaaaggtaaaaaaaaataacaataatataaatatttacgaAGCTGTTTCCTTAAAGGTACTTGTTCGAAACAAAATGCGTTGCTTTAAAGTTATATTGCTAATTTAATTATAGTTTGCAtgaatgtcaataaaatattacatttgtttttgtacGTTTTTTTTAGAGAAACGGCTTAGGccaaactgttttatgtttgatttaaaatctaatgaatgtgtcatatttaaaaaaaaatctcttcataTATCCCAGAAATTTCTGTATTTCTCCCCAAATCACTGAATTACtcaatttattgttattatttttaaaatcgtTTTTAATGAACAAGATACAGCTTTATAGCGCCCTCTGTCGGATGACACACTTCGTCTGGCTTCACTATTTCCCATAAATTCACACAGCTTATCAATCTACTTTGTGcgaatttta from Xiphophorus hellerii strain 12219 chromosome 19, Xiphophorus_hellerii-4.1, whole genome shotgun sequence encodes:
- the foxa2 gene encoding forkhead box protein A2 — its product is MMLGAVKMEGHEHTDWSTYYGEPECYTSVGNMNTGLGMNSMNTYMSMSGMSTTANMTANSMNMSYVNTGMSPSMTGMSPGTGAMNGMGAGMTAMSAALSPSMSPMTAQPASMNALTSYTNMNAMSPIYGQSNINRSRDPKTYRRSYTHAKPPYSYISLITMAIQQSPSKMLTLAEIYQWIMDLFPFYRQNQQRWQNSIRHSLSFNDCFLKVPRSPDKPGKGSFWTLHPDSGNMFENGCYLRRQKRFKCEKKMSLKDGGRKAGDAGSSNSSSESCNGNESPHSNSSSSDHKRSLSDMKASQALSPEHVAAAAAAAASPVSQGQHLMSQHHSVLAHEAHLKPEHHYSFNHPFSINNLMSSEQQHHHHHKMDLKTYEQVMHYSGYGSPMAGALSMGSMAGKAGLDSASIPDTSYYQGVYSRPIMNSS